A stretch of the Fusobacterium varium genome encodes the following:
- a CDS encoding putative DNA-binding protein: MTEKEFMKMYLESFKLDGRLKNIGEAKKRVKVFFDTLKQVIDKDEKVIFKDWGKFEIEHREQRIYGNPRTKERIVIPAKKVLKFTVGKKFAERVKNS; the protein is encoded by the coding sequence ATGACAGAAAAAGAATTTATGAAGATGTATCTAGAATCTTTCAAGTTAGATGGAAGACTGAAAAATATAGGTGAAGCTAAAAAAAGAGTAAAAGTTTTTTTTGATACTTTAAAACAGGTTATTGATAAAGATGAAAAAGTTATCTTTAAAGACTGGGGTAAATTTGAAATAGAACATAGAGAGCAAAGAATCTATGGTAACCCTAGAACTAAGGAAAGAATAGTAATTCCTGCTAAAAAAGTTTTAAAATTTACAGTTGGAAAGAAATTTGCAGAAAGAGTAAAAAATAGTTAA
- a CDS encoding putative transcriptional regulator, with the protein MKITQESDYAIKIVLYLSKLDKGEIANAREISEAEKMSMKFALKILRRLCKVKLVESFRGIKGGYKLKKSADDISLRSVIEFIQGDLFINTSLKNVNSAKKVEADPVNSLLYSIQEDVKKKLSDTSFKDLRDASAQQ; encoded by the coding sequence ATGAAAATAACACAAGAAAGTGATTACGCAATAAAAATCGTATTATATTTATCAAAATTAGACAAAGGTGAAATAGCAAATGCAAGAGAAATTAGTGAGGCTGAAAAAATGTCTATGAAATTTGCTCTTAAAATATTAAGAAGACTTTGTAAAGTTAAACTTGTTGAATCTTTTAGAGGAATCAAAGGAGGATACAAATTAAAAAAGTCTGCAGACGATATCAGTCTGAGAAGTGTAATAGAATTTATTCAAGGTGATCTTTTTATTAATACAAGTTTAAAGAATGTAAATTCTGCTAAAAAAGTTGAAGCTGATCCTGTAAATTCTCTGCTTTATTCTATTCAGGAAGATGTCAAGAAAAAATTAAGTGATACAAGTTTTAAAGATTTAAGAGATGCTTCAGCTCAACAATAA
- a CDS encoding putative Na+/alanine symporter, whose amino-acid sequence MNSFESIVNIINDIMWNKNLLVAILVISGIIFTIRTRGVQFRLFGHMISLITEKTKKNREGISSFQAFCISTASRVGVGNLAGVVAAVSVGGPGSVFWMWIVALLSSATAFVESTIALIYREKDPQGGYRGGAPYFLTKGLNKKWLGVLFVIFALICWAGVFQIISNSVTESFNTAFGINTRTTSIVIVILAAAVLFGRRDKIVKVLDKMVPAMAAIYLVVVIFIIIKNITILPAVIQDIFEHAFGIRQFLGGTFGSVIMQGVKRGLFSNEAGSGSAPCAAAAADIDHPVKQGLVQALGVFVDTVLICSATAFVILLSRGDIPEGLGGMTLLQESFRYQVGNWGVIFTAVILFLFSFSTILGVSFYAKPNLAFLCNKPWLQEAFKIFTLIMLFVGGVRQNFLVWNLADLGLGLMTIVNLMGVYPLTYKAVESLKEYEKNYIEK is encoded by the coding sequence ATGAATTCTTTTGAGTCAATAGTCAATATTATAAATGATATTATGTGGAATAAAAACCTGCTTGTAGCAATACTGGTAATAAGTGGAATAATATTTACAATAAGAACAAGAGGAGTGCAATTCAGATTATTTGGACATATGATATCTCTTATAACTGAAAAAACAAAAAAGAACAGAGAGGGAATAAGTTCGTTTCAAGCTTTTTGTATAAGTACAGCTTCAAGAGTAGGGGTAGGAAATTTAGCTGGAGTAGTAGCAGCAGTATCTGTAGGAGGGCCAGGTTCGGTTTTCTGGATGTGGATAGTGGCTCTTTTAAGTTCAGCTACTGCATTTGTAGAATCAACAATAGCTTTAATATACAGAGAAAAAGATCCACAAGGTGGATATAGAGGAGGGGCTCCATATTTTCTCACAAAAGGATTGAATAAAAAATGGCTGGGAGTTTTATTTGTAATATTTGCTCTTATATGCTGGGCTGGAGTTTTTCAAATAATATCTAATTCTGTTACAGAATCTTTTAATACTGCATTTGGAATAAATACAAGAACTACATCTATAGTTATTGTAATATTGGCAGCAGCAGTTCTCTTTGGAAGAAGAGATAAAATAGTGAAAGTATTGGATAAAATGGTTCCTGCAATGGCAGCTATTTATCTTGTTGTGGTTATTTTTATTATAATAAAAAATATAACTATACTTCCAGCAGTTATTCAGGATATTTTTGAACATGCTTTTGGAATAAGACAGTTTTTGGGTGGAACATTTGGAAGCGTAATAATGCAGGGAGTAAAGAGAGGTTTATTTTCTAATGAAGCAGGATCAGGTTCTGCTCCATGTGCAGCGGCAGCAGCAGATATAGATCACCCTGTAAAACAGGGCTTGGTTCAGGCACTAGGAGTATTTGTAGATACTGTATTGATATGCAGTGCAACAGCTTTTGTTATATTACTATCAAGGGGAGATATACCAGAAGGGCTTGGAGGAATGACTCTTCTTCAGGAATCATTCAGATATCAAGTAGGAAACTGGGGAGTTATATTTACAGCTGTTATATTGTTTCTATTTTCCTTCAGTACTATATTAGGTGTAAGTTTCTATGCTAAACCAAATTTAGCCTTTTTATGTAACAAACCATGGCTTCAGGAAGCATTTAAAATCTTTACTCTGATAATGCTTTTTGTTGGTGGAGTAAGACAGAACTTTTTAGTATGGAATTTAGCTGATCTAGGATTAGGACTTATGACAATAGTTAATTTGATGGGGGTATATCCTCTTACATATAAAGCTGTTGAATCATTAAAAGAATATGAAAAAAATTATATAGAAAAATAA
- a CDS encoding putative thiamine biosynthesis protein codes for MEKKIKALALFSGGLDSALAVKVVKDQGIEVIALNFVSHFFGGKNEKAEKMAEQLGIKLEYIDFKSRHTEILKNPVYGRGKNMNPCIDCHSLMFKIAGELLETYGAQFVISGEVLGQRPMSQNAAALEKVKKLSGMDDLVLRPLSAKLLPPSKAELEGWIDREQLLDIQGRGRGRQMDLMKYYGIEDYPTPGGGCLLTDPAYSDRLEIIEKDGLLEEKESYLFHLLKIGRFYRLDKGKYFFIGRDEEGNNKIDQYKEIGSFHITGCQMAGPHILGYGNFTEEEKQFALNLFSRYSKVKGKVEIEVRINGNIVKVPPVNIEEVEQKIKEFQIVG; via the coding sequence GTGGAAAAAAAGATAAAGGCATTGGCTCTTTTTTCTGGAGGGCTGGATAGTGCACTTGCTGTAAAAGTTGTAAAAGATCAAGGCATAGAAGTTATAGCCTTGAATTTTGTTTCGCATTTTTTTGGAGGAAAAAACGAAAAAGCAGAAAAAATGGCAGAACAGCTTGGAATAAAATTAGAATATATTGATTTTAAAAGCAGACATACAGAAATATTAAAAAATCCTGTATATGGCAGAGGAAAAAATATGAATCCTTGTATTGACTGTCATTCTTTAATGTTTAAAATTGCAGGAGAACTTTTAGAAACATATGGAGCACAATTTGTAATATCTGGAGAAGTACTTGGACAAAGACCAATGTCACAAAATGCAGCAGCATTGGAAAAGGTAAAAAAACTTTCAGGAATGGATGATTTAGTATTAAGACCATTGTCAGCTAAACTTCTTCCTCCAAGTAAAGCTGAATTAGAAGGATGGATAGACAGAGAACAACTTCTGGATATTCAAGGGAGAGGGAGAGGCAGACAGATGGATCTCATGAAATATTATGGGATTGAGGATTATCCTACACCAGGAGGGGGATGTTTGCTGACAGACCCAGCTTACTCAGACAGGTTGGAGATAATAGAAAAAGATGGATTGCTTGAGGAAAAGGAATCATATTTATTTCATTTGTTAAAAATAGGAAGATTTTATAGATTGGATAAGGGAAAATATTTTTTTATTGGAAGAGATGAAGAAGGAAATAATAAAATAGACCAATATAAAGAAATAGGAAGTTTTCATATAACAGGTTGTCAAATGGCAGGGCCACATATACTTGGTTATGGAAATTTTACAGAAGAAGAAAAACAGTTTGCATTAAATCTGTTTTCAAGATATTCTAAGGTTAAAGGGAAAGTGGAAATAGAAGTAAGAATAAATGGTAATATAGTAAAGGTTCCCCCAGTGAATATTGAAGAAGTAGAACAAAAAATAAAAGAGTTTCAAATAGTAGGATAG
- a CDS encoding putative coproporphyrinogen III oxidase produces the protein MVDGIYIHIPFCLNKCNYCDFLSFKSDKESRKKYVDYLLKEIDLYPPYKYNTVYFGGGTPSLLDLEDIERILEKLDIKEGAEVTLEVNPKTVDYDKLVQLKKIGINRLSIGIQSFDEKYLRILGRMHSSEEGIETYYNARKAGFENISLDLMFSLPGQSIKEVENDLKKLLNMKPEHFSIYSLIWEEGTVFFEKLKKGLLRETENEIEADMFEKIIDTAEEAGYIHYEISNFSLPEKEAVHNTKYWENKEYLGIGLGASGYINDMRYKNQMKFLEYYDSIESRIKPVAEKEKITLKEKEEYKYILGFRLLKKGVKPEGEYIEKCISLEKRGYLTKNGEYFILTRKGLMVANDVLDEFV, from the coding sequence ATGGTAGATGGGATATACATACATATTCCTTTCTGTTTGAACAAATGTAATTACTGCGATTTTCTATCATTCAAATCTGATAAAGAGAGCAGAAAGAAATATGTGGATTATTTATTGAAGGAAATAGACTTATATCCTCCATATAAATATAATACAGTTTACTTTGGGGGTGGGACCCCCTCTCTTTTGGATTTAGAAGATATAGAAAGAATATTGGAAAAACTAGATATAAAAGAAGGAGCAGAGGTAACTCTTGAAGTAAATCCTAAGACTGTAGATTATGACAAACTTGTCCAATTAAAAAAAATCGGAATAAATAGATTGAGTATAGGAATACAATCATTTGATGAAAAATATTTGAGAATACTTGGAAGAATGCACTCATCAGAAGAAGGGATAGAAACTTATTACAATGCAAGAAAAGCTGGATTTGAAAATATAAGTCTTGATTTGATGTTTTCACTGCCAGGACAAAGTATAAAAGAAGTAGAGAATGATTTAAAAAAACTTTTAAATATGAAGCCAGAACATTTTTCTATTTATTCACTTATTTGGGAAGAGGGAACTGTATTTTTTGAAAAATTAAAAAAAGGTCTTTTAAGAGAAACTGAAAATGAAATAGAAGCAGATATGTTTGAAAAAATAATAGATACAGCTGAAGAGGCAGGATATATTCATTATGAAATATCTAATTTTTCTCTGCCTGAAAAAGAAGCTGTCCATAACACAAAATACTGGGAAAATAAAGAATATCTAGGAATTGGTTTAGGAGCTTCTGGATATATTAATGATATGAGATATAAAAATCAGATGAAATTTTTAGAATATTATGATAGTATAGAAAGTAGAATAAAACCAGTTGCTGAAAAAGAAAAGATAACTTTAAAAGAAAAAGAGGAATATAAATATATTCTAGGTTTTAGACTTTTAAAAAAAGGAGTTAAGCCAGAAGGAGAGTATATAGAGAAGTGTATATCTCTTGAAAAACGAGGTTATCTTACAAAAAATGGAGAATACTTTATTTTGACCAGAAAAGGGCTTATGGTCGCGAATGATGTATTAGATGAATTTGTATAA
- a CDS encoding phosphoglucomutase, translating to MEKEIIKRYEMWLNSDYLDKEDREELMGIKGNDTEIESRFYTDLSFGTAGMRGVRGIGKNRINKYTIRKATQGLADYIIESTGETGKKKGVAIAYDCRIGSVEYALNTALVLAGNGIKAYLFTSLRSTPELSFATRELKAQAGVMVTASHNPQEYNGYKVYWEDGAQIVEPQASGIVNKVNNVDIFSDIKMISEDEAKSKGLLEYIGKEIDDRFVEEVEKQAINRDIPGKKDFKIVYSPLHGTGRVAVQRVLKEMGFDSVYTVPEQEMPDGMFPTCPYANPEDKSVFKLSTELADKIGADICLANDPDADRAGMAIRDNEGNWVYPNGNQIGVLLMNYLLEMNKNIPANGAVISTIVSTPMLDVIAKDKGIKLYRTLTGFKYIGEKIRQFETKELDGTFLFGFEESIGYLVGTHVRDKDAVVATLMISEMAAYYNSIGTTVYKELNKLYDKYGWFVEETVAITKQGKDGLEEIGRIMENLRTHEHTEVAGRKVECYKDFKLQVEKNMKTGETSKIDLPKSDVIQFILEDGTYVTARPSGTEPKIKYYICVVDSTKEKSLTKLENIKSGFQAYVDSL from the coding sequence ATGGAAAAAGAAATTATAAAAAGATATGAAATGTGGCTGAATTCAGATTATCTTGACAAAGAGGATAGAGAAGAATTAATGGGTATAAAAGGAAACGATACAGAAATTGAAAGTAGATTTTATACTGATTTGAGTTTTGGTACTGCTGGAATGAGAGGAGTAAGGGGAATAGGAAAAAACAGAATTAATAAGTATACTATAAGAAAAGCAACTCAAGGACTTGCTGATTATATAATAGAAAGTACAGGTGAAACTGGAAAGAAAAAAGGAGTGGCTATAGCTTATGACTGCAGAATAGGTTCAGTTGAATATGCATTAAATACAGCTCTTGTTTTAGCAGGGAACGGGATAAAGGCTTATCTTTTTACATCATTAAGATCAACACCTGAGTTATCATTTGCTACAAGAGAATTAAAAGCTCAGGCAGGGGTAATGGTAACTGCTTCTCATAATCCACAGGAATATAATGGATATAAAGTATATTGGGAAGATGGAGCTCAAATAGTAGAGCCTCAAGCAAGTGGTATAGTAAATAAAGTAAATAATGTAGATATATTCAGTGACATAAAAATGATTTCAGAGGATGAAGCAAAATCTAAAGGATTATTGGAGTATATTGGTAAAGAAATAGATGATAGATTTGTAGAAGAAGTAGAAAAACAGGCTATCAATAGAGATATACCTGGAAAGAAAGATTTTAAAATAGTTTATTCACCACTTCATGGAACAGGAAGGGTAGCAGTACAGAGAGTGTTAAAAGAAATGGGATTTGACTCCGTATATACAGTACCTGAACAGGAAATGCCAGATGGAATGTTTCCAACTTGTCCATATGCTAATCCAGAAGATAAGTCAGTATTTAAATTAAGTACAGAACTTGCAGATAAAATAGGAGCAGATATCTGCCTTGCTAATGATCCAGATGCTGATAGAGCTGGTATGGCAATTAGAGATAATGAAGGAAACTGGGTATATCCTAATGGAAATCAAATAGGAGTTCTTTTAATGAACTATCTATTAGAAATGAATAAAAATATACCAGCTAATGGAGCTGTAATATCTACAATAGTTTCCACACCTATGCTTGATGTAATAGCTAAAGACAAAGGAATAAAACTATACAGAACACTTACTGGATTCAAATACATAGGAGAAAAAATCAGACAGTTTGAAACTAAAGAATTAGATGGAACTTTCCTGTTTGGATTTGAAGAGTCTATAGGATATTTAGTTGGTACACATGTAAGAGATAAAGATGCTGTAGTAGCTACTTTGATGATATCTGAAATGGCTGCTTACTATAATAGTATTGGGACAACTGTATATAAAGAATTAAATAAACTATATGATAAATATGGATGGTTTGTTGAAGAAACAGTTGCTATCACTAAACAAGGTAAAGATGGATTGGAAGAAATCGGAAGAATAATGGAGAACCTAAGAACACATGAACATACAGAAGTAGCTGGAAGAAAAGTTGAATGCTACAAAGATTTTAAACTTCAAGTAGAAAAAAATATGAAAACTGGAGAAACTTCAAAAATAGATCTGCCTAAATCAGATGTTATCCAATTCATACTTGAAGACGGAACTTATGTAACAGCAAGACCTTCTGGAACTGAACCAAAAATCAAATATTATATCTGCGTGGTAGACTCAACTAAAGAAAAATCATTAACTAAACTTGAGAATATTAAATCAGGATTCCAAGCATATGTAGATTCATTATAA